From Pseudomonas sp. FP2335, the proteins below share one genomic window:
- a CDS encoding F0F1 ATP synthase subunit I, with protein METRTPNTLPFHRLAVFPVLLAQFVILLIAALALWYWHGVVAGYSGLCGGLIALLPNMYFAHRAFRFSGARAAQAIVRSFYAGEAGKLILTAVLFALTFAGVKPLAPLAVFGVFVLTQLVSWFAPLLMKTRLSKP; from the coding sequence ATGGAAACCCGCACGCCAAACACGTTGCCGTTCCATCGCTTGGCCGTATTTCCGGTTTTATTGGCTCAATTTGTCATTTTGCTGATCGCCGCTTTGGCGCTTTGGTACTGGCATGGAGTCGTAGCCGGATATTCAGGACTCTGCGGAGGCCTGATAGCCTTGCTGCCCAATATGTATTTTGCTCACAGGGCCTTTCGGTTTTCCGGCGCCCGAGCAGCCCAGGCGATCGTCCGGTCATTTTATGCCGGCGAAGCAGGGAAACTGATTTTGACGGCAGTGCTGTTTGCACTGACCTTTGCAGGTGTGAAGCCATTGGCGCCGCTGGCTGTATTCGGCGTCTTCGTGTTGACCCAACTGGTCAGCTGGTTCGCTCCCCTGCTAATGAAAACAAGACTTTCGAAACCTTAG